The Dermochelys coriacea isolate rDerCor1 chromosome 7, rDerCor1.pri.v4, whole genome shotgun sequence genome window below encodes:
- the IP6K1 gene encoding inositol hexakisphosphate kinase 1 isoform X2 — MCVCQTMEVGKYGKNASRAGERGVLLEPFIHQVGGHSSMMRYDDHTVCKPLISREQRFYESLPPEMKEFTPEYKGVVSVCFEGDSDGYINLVAYPYMESEALEQDDMAERDQPRRKHSRRSFHRSSSVGEHKEERPSLASDNPESIQETKSPKVELHIHSDVPFQMLDGNSSLSSEKISYNPWSLRCHKQQLSRMRSESKDRKLYKFLLLENVVHHFRFPCVLDLKMGTRQHGDDASEEKAARQMKKCEQSTSATLGVRVCGMQVYQLDTGHYLCRNKYYGRGLSIEGFRNALYQYLHNGLELRKDLFEPILAKLQSLKAVLERQASYRFYSSSLLIIYDGKDNRAGMFMERRAEMRLKRVDTSLPESLQDDSSTEPSPSALPKVDVRMIDFAHSTFKGFRDDPTVHDGPDMGYVFGLESLINIMEQMREENQ; from the exons ATGTGTGTTTGTCAAACCATGGAAGTGGGCAAGTATGGCAAAAATGCCAGTCGAGCCGGAGAGCGAGGGGTCCTGTTGGAGCCTTTCATTCACCAGGTGGGCGGCCACAGCAGCATGATGCGCTACGATGACCACACTGTTTGCAAGCCCCTCATTTCCCGAGAACAGCGCTTCTATGAGTCCCTGCCCCCGGAAATGAAGGAGTTCACGCCTGAGTATAAAG GTGTGGTGTCTGTCTGCTTTGAGGGAGACAGTGATGGCTACATTAACTTGGTAGCATATCCCTACATGGAGAGCGAGGCCTTGGAGCAGGATGACATGGCAGAGAGGGACCAGCCTCGGCGTAAGCATTCCCGCAGGAGCTTTCACAGATCCAGCAGTGTCGGTGAGCACAAGGAGGAGAGACCCAGCCTGGCCAGTGACAACCCTGAGAG CATCCAAGAGACAAAGAGCCCCAAGGTGGAGCTGCACATCCATTCCGATGTTCCATTTCAGATGCTGGATGGGAACAGCAGCCTGAGCTCAGAAAAGATCAGCTACAACCCATGGAGTCTACGCTGCCACAAGCAGCAGCTGAGCCGCATGCGATCGGAGTCCAAGGACCGAAAGCTCTACA AGTTCCTTTTGCTGGAGAATGTGGTGCACCATTTCCGATTTCCCTGTGTGCTTGACCTGAAGATGGGGACCAGGCAGCATGGAGATGATGCTTCTGAAGAGAAGGCTGCTCGGCAGATGAAGAAGTGTGAACAGAGTACTTCAGCCACGCTGGGCGTGAGAGTCTGTGGAATGCAG GTCTATCAGCTGGACACAGGACATTACTTATGCAGAAATAAGTACTACGGCCGTGGTCTCTCCATCGAGGGGTTCCGTAATGCCCTCTACCAGTACCTCCACAATGGCCTAGAGTTGCGCAAGGACCTCTTTGAGCCCATACTCGCCAAACTCCAGAGCCTGAAGGCTGTGCTGGAGAGACAGGCATCCTACCGCTTCTACTCCAGCTCCCTCCTCATCATTTATGACGGGAAGGACAATAGGGCAGGTATGTTCATGGAGCGCAGGGCAGAGATGCGCCTAAAGCGAGTGGACACTTCTctcccagagagcctgcaggaTGACAGCAGCACAGAGCCCAGCCCCTCCGCCCTGCCCAAGGTGGATGTGCGCATGATTGACTTTGCACACAGCACATTCAAAGGGTTTCGGGATGATCCCACTGTGCATGATGGACCTGACATGGGCTATGTATTCGGGctggaaagcctcatcaacataatGGAACAGATGCGAGAGGAGAACCAGTAG
- the IP6K1 gene encoding inositol hexakisphosphate kinase 1 isoform X1: MCVCQTMEVGKYGKNASRAGERGVLLEPFIHQVGGHSSMMRYDDHTVCKPLISREQRFYESLPPEMKEFTPEYKGVVSVCFEGDSDGYINLVAYPYMESEALEQDDMAERDQPRRKHSRRSFHRSSSVGEHKEERPSLASDNPESSIQETKSPKVELHIHSDVPFQMLDGNSSLSSEKISYNPWSLRCHKQQLSRMRSESKDRKLYKFLLLENVVHHFRFPCVLDLKMGTRQHGDDASEEKAARQMKKCEQSTSATLGVRVCGMQVYQLDTGHYLCRNKYYGRGLSIEGFRNALYQYLHNGLELRKDLFEPILAKLQSLKAVLERQASYRFYSSSLLIIYDGKDNRAGMFMERRAEMRLKRVDTSLPESLQDDSSTEPSPSALPKVDVRMIDFAHSTFKGFRDDPTVHDGPDMGYVFGLESLINIMEQMREENQ; encoded by the exons ATGTGTGTTTGTCAAACCATGGAAGTGGGCAAGTATGGCAAAAATGCCAGTCGAGCCGGAGAGCGAGGGGTCCTGTTGGAGCCTTTCATTCACCAGGTGGGCGGCCACAGCAGCATGATGCGCTACGATGACCACACTGTTTGCAAGCCCCTCATTTCCCGAGAACAGCGCTTCTATGAGTCCCTGCCCCCGGAAATGAAGGAGTTCACGCCTGAGTATAAAG GTGTGGTGTCTGTCTGCTTTGAGGGAGACAGTGATGGCTACATTAACTTGGTAGCATATCCCTACATGGAGAGCGAGGCCTTGGAGCAGGATGACATGGCAGAGAGGGACCAGCCTCGGCGTAAGCATTCCCGCAGGAGCTTTCACAGATCCAGCAGTGTCGGTGAGCACAAGGAGGAGAGACCCAGCCTGGCCAGTGACAACCCTGAGAG CAGCATCCAAGAGACAAAGAGCCCCAAGGTGGAGCTGCACATCCATTCCGATGTTCCATTTCAGATGCTGGATGGGAACAGCAGCCTGAGCTCAGAAAAGATCAGCTACAACCCATGGAGTCTACGCTGCCACAAGCAGCAGCTGAGCCGCATGCGATCGGAGTCCAAGGACCGAAAGCTCTACA AGTTCCTTTTGCTGGAGAATGTGGTGCACCATTTCCGATTTCCCTGTGTGCTTGACCTGAAGATGGGGACCAGGCAGCATGGAGATGATGCTTCTGAAGAGAAGGCTGCTCGGCAGATGAAGAAGTGTGAACAGAGTACTTCAGCCACGCTGGGCGTGAGAGTCTGTGGAATGCAG GTCTATCAGCTGGACACAGGACATTACTTATGCAGAAATAAGTACTACGGCCGTGGTCTCTCCATCGAGGGGTTCCGTAATGCCCTCTACCAGTACCTCCACAATGGCCTAGAGTTGCGCAAGGACCTCTTTGAGCCCATACTCGCCAAACTCCAGAGCCTGAAGGCTGTGCTGGAGAGACAGGCATCCTACCGCTTCTACTCCAGCTCCCTCCTCATCATTTATGACGGGAAGGACAATAGGGCAGGTATGTTCATGGAGCGCAGGGCAGAGATGCGCCTAAAGCGAGTGGACACTTCTctcccagagagcctgcaggaTGACAGCAGCACAGAGCCCAGCCCCTCCGCCCTGCCCAAGGTGGATGTGCGCATGATTGACTTTGCACACAGCACATTCAAAGGGTTTCGGGATGATCCCACTGTGCATGATGGACCTGACATGGGCTATGTATTCGGGctggaaagcctcatcaacataatGGAACAGATGCGAGAGGAGAACCAGTAG
- the IP6K1 gene encoding inositol hexakisphosphate kinase 1 isoform X4, translated as MESEALEQDDMAERDQPRRKHSRRSFHRSSSVGEHKEERPSLASDNPESIQETKSPKVELHIHSDVPFQMLDGNSSLSSEKISYNPWSLRCHKQQLSRMRSESKDRKLYKFLLLENVVHHFRFPCVLDLKMGTRQHGDDASEEKAARQMKKCEQSTSATLGVRVCGMQVYQLDTGHYLCRNKYYGRGLSIEGFRNALYQYLHNGLELRKDLFEPILAKLQSLKAVLERQASYRFYSSSLLIIYDGKDNRAGMFMERRAEMRLKRVDTSLPESLQDDSSTEPSPSALPKVDVRMIDFAHSTFKGFRDDPTVHDGPDMGYVFGLESLINIMEQMREENQ; from the exons ATGGAGAGCGAGGCCTTGGAGCAGGATGACATGGCAGAGAGGGACCAGCCTCGGCGTAAGCATTCCCGCAGGAGCTTTCACAGATCCAGCAGTGTCGGTGAGCACAAGGAGGAGAGACCCAGCCTGGCCAGTGACAACCCTGAGAG CATCCAAGAGACAAAGAGCCCCAAGGTGGAGCTGCACATCCATTCCGATGTTCCATTTCAGATGCTGGATGGGAACAGCAGCCTGAGCTCAGAAAAGATCAGCTACAACCCATGGAGTCTACGCTGCCACAAGCAGCAGCTGAGCCGCATGCGATCGGAGTCCAAGGACCGAAAGCTCTACA AGTTCCTTTTGCTGGAGAATGTGGTGCACCATTTCCGATTTCCCTGTGTGCTTGACCTGAAGATGGGGACCAGGCAGCATGGAGATGATGCTTCTGAAGAGAAGGCTGCTCGGCAGATGAAGAAGTGTGAACAGAGTACTTCAGCCACGCTGGGCGTGAGAGTCTGTGGAATGCAG GTCTATCAGCTGGACACAGGACATTACTTATGCAGAAATAAGTACTACGGCCGTGGTCTCTCCATCGAGGGGTTCCGTAATGCCCTCTACCAGTACCTCCACAATGGCCTAGAGTTGCGCAAGGACCTCTTTGAGCCCATACTCGCCAAACTCCAGAGCCTGAAGGCTGTGCTGGAGAGACAGGCATCCTACCGCTTCTACTCCAGCTCCCTCCTCATCATTTATGACGGGAAGGACAATAGGGCAGGTATGTTCATGGAGCGCAGGGCAGAGATGCGCCTAAAGCGAGTGGACACTTCTctcccagagagcctgcaggaTGACAGCAGCACAGAGCCCAGCCCCTCCGCCCTGCCCAAGGTGGATGTGCGCATGATTGACTTTGCACACAGCACATTCAAAGGGTTTCGGGATGATCCCACTGTGCATGATGGACCTGACATGGGCTATGTATTCGGGctggaaagcctcatcaacataatGGAACAGATGCGAGAGGAGAACCAGTAG
- the IP6K1 gene encoding inositol hexakisphosphate kinase 1 isoform X3, producing the protein MESEALEQDDMAERDQPRRKHSRRSFHRSSSVGEHKEERPSLASDNPESSIQETKSPKVELHIHSDVPFQMLDGNSSLSSEKISYNPWSLRCHKQQLSRMRSESKDRKLYKFLLLENVVHHFRFPCVLDLKMGTRQHGDDASEEKAARQMKKCEQSTSATLGVRVCGMQVYQLDTGHYLCRNKYYGRGLSIEGFRNALYQYLHNGLELRKDLFEPILAKLQSLKAVLERQASYRFYSSSLLIIYDGKDNRAGMFMERRAEMRLKRVDTSLPESLQDDSSTEPSPSALPKVDVRMIDFAHSTFKGFRDDPTVHDGPDMGYVFGLESLINIMEQMREENQ; encoded by the exons ATGGAGAGCGAGGCCTTGGAGCAGGATGACATGGCAGAGAGGGACCAGCCTCGGCGTAAGCATTCCCGCAGGAGCTTTCACAGATCCAGCAGTGTCGGTGAGCACAAGGAGGAGAGACCCAGCCTGGCCAGTGACAACCCTGAGAG CAGCATCCAAGAGACAAAGAGCCCCAAGGTGGAGCTGCACATCCATTCCGATGTTCCATTTCAGATGCTGGATGGGAACAGCAGCCTGAGCTCAGAAAAGATCAGCTACAACCCATGGAGTCTACGCTGCCACAAGCAGCAGCTGAGCCGCATGCGATCGGAGTCCAAGGACCGAAAGCTCTACA AGTTCCTTTTGCTGGAGAATGTGGTGCACCATTTCCGATTTCCCTGTGTGCTTGACCTGAAGATGGGGACCAGGCAGCATGGAGATGATGCTTCTGAAGAGAAGGCTGCTCGGCAGATGAAGAAGTGTGAACAGAGTACTTCAGCCACGCTGGGCGTGAGAGTCTGTGGAATGCAG GTCTATCAGCTGGACACAGGACATTACTTATGCAGAAATAAGTACTACGGCCGTGGTCTCTCCATCGAGGGGTTCCGTAATGCCCTCTACCAGTACCTCCACAATGGCCTAGAGTTGCGCAAGGACCTCTTTGAGCCCATACTCGCCAAACTCCAGAGCCTGAAGGCTGTGCTGGAGAGACAGGCATCCTACCGCTTCTACTCCAGCTCCCTCCTCATCATTTATGACGGGAAGGACAATAGGGCAGGTATGTTCATGGAGCGCAGGGCAGAGATGCGCCTAAAGCGAGTGGACACTTCTctcccagagagcctgcaggaTGACAGCAGCACAGAGCCCAGCCCCTCCGCCCTGCCCAAGGTGGATGTGCGCATGATTGACTTTGCACACAGCACATTCAAAGGGTTTCGGGATGATCCCACTGTGCATGATGGACCTGACATGGGCTATGTATTCGGGctggaaagcctcatcaacataatGGAACAGATGCGAGAGGAGAACCAGTAG